A window of Paenibacillus sp. 19GGS1-52 contains these coding sequences:
- a CDS encoding EcsC family protein, translated as MTEISYTASHLETPEQLHVALAEIAKWEKDQHKLMIWDRLSRLPFKLLDKITPQIIHEKIGLLLDELGSYIQNGGNYLVSQGRVGNLVAAHSRAQGGLNTGPFPLAVMNSAALQLSHSRRNIATAQGATTGFGGLFTLAADIPAILGLSLKVIQEIGLCYGYDPKEKAERIFTVKVMQFASSDIVGKRAILEELNLQAGGDGDISNGTSSAVSKIQGWREVVTMYRDNWGWKKLLQTIPVAGMFFGAYTNRKALEDVAEAARMLYRKRRILERLTQIESKQSEL; from the coding sequence ATGACAGAAATCAGCTACACCGCCTCGCATCTTGAGACACCAGAACAGCTGCATGTTGCGCTTGCCGAAATTGCTAAGTGGGAGAAAGATCAGCATAAACTCATGATCTGGGATCGACTTTCCCGCCTTCCCTTCAAGCTGCTGGATAAGATTACACCACAAATTATTCATGAGAAAATTGGCTTGCTGCTAGACGAGTTGGGAAGTTATATCCAGAACGGCGGCAACTACCTGGTTTCTCAGGGCAGAGTAGGTAACCTTGTGGCTGCTCACAGTCGTGCCCAAGGAGGACTGAATACCGGTCCCTTTCCCCTAGCGGTGATGAATTCGGCCGCACTTCAGCTATCTCATAGCCGCCGCAATATCGCCACCGCGCAGGGAGCGACCACGGGTTTTGGGGGCCTGTTCACACTTGCAGCGGATATTCCGGCCATTCTGGGTCTGTCGCTGAAGGTTATTCAGGAGATTGGTCTCTGTTATGGTTACGATCCTAAGGAGAAGGCGGAACGGATATTCACGGTGAAGGTCATGCAGTTTGCCTCCTCGGATATCGTGGGAAAGCGGGCGATTCTGGAAGAATTGAACCTGCAAGCTGGCGGAGATGGGGATATCTCTAACGGGACAAGCAGCGCTGTGTCGAAGATACAGGGCTGGAGAGAGGTTGTTACGATGTACCGCGACAATTGGGGCTGGAAGAAGTTGCTGCAGACTATTCCAGTGGCGGGGATGTTCTTTGGTGCCTACACCAATCGAAAGGCATTGGAGGATGTCGCCGAGGCCGCGCGTATGTTATATCGGAAGCGAAGAATTCTGGAAAGGTTAACGCAGATCGAGAGCAAGCAGAGTGAATTGTAG
- a CDS encoding zinc ribbon domain-containing protein YjdM: MIDLPHCPKCNSEYTYEDGSLLVCPECAHEWTAGADMATSEDTKIIKDANGNVLNDGDSITVIKDLKVKGTSLVVKIGTKVKNIRLIDGDHDIDCKIDGFGAMKLKSEFVKKI, encoded by the coding sequence ATGATTGATTTACCCCATTGCCCGAAATGTAACTCAGAATATACTTATGAGGATGGAAGCTTGTTGGTCTGCCCGGAATGTGCCCATGAGTGGACTGCAGGAGCAGATATGGCAACTAGTGAAGATACAAAGATAATCAAGGATGCGAATGGAAATGTCTTAAATGATGGTGACTCTATAACAGTAATCAAAGACCTTAAAGTCAAAGGCACTTCATTAGTTGTCAAAATAGGGACGAAAGTAAAAAACATCCGTTTGATTGATGGAGATCATGACATTGATTGTAAAATTGATGGCTTTGGAGCTATGAAACTGAAATCCGAATTTGTGAAAAAGATATAA
- the tlp gene encoding small acid-soluble spore protein Tlp, which produces MAKPDNRADNVEHLQQSIQHTLRNLDEAEDYLEEFSSEISSEERNQIEEKNERRRESIKGFREEVKDEAAHSEE; this is translated from the coding sequence ATGGCAAAACCAGATAATCGGGCAGATAATGTCGAGCATTTGCAGCAAAGTATTCAGCATACACTGCGGAACCTAGATGAAGCTGAGGATTATTTAGAAGAATTCTCTTCTGAAATCAGCAGTGAAGAGCGTAACCAAATCGAAGAGAAGAATGAACGGCGTAGGGAGAGCATCAAAGGTTTTCGGGAGGAAGTGAAGGACGAAGCCGCGCATTCAGAGGAATAG
- the rlmH gene encoding 23S rRNA (pseudouridine(1915)-N(3))-methyltransferase RlmH has translation MFIQIIGVGKLKEKYLVDGIAEYAKRLTPYLKFQIIEVADEKAPDSMSEAEVAIVKAREGERILAHIKSEAHVIALAIDGKLWSSEELAAEIDRLGTYGTSHVVFIIGGSHGLSDDVMRRAQQRMSFGRMTLPHQLMRLVLTEQIYRAVKINRGEPYHK, from the coding sequence ATGTTTATTCAAATTATTGGCGTAGGCAAATTGAAAGAGAAGTATTTGGTGGACGGCATCGCGGAGTATGCCAAACGGCTAACGCCCTACCTCAAGTTCCAGATCATTGAGGTGGCGGATGAAAAAGCACCGGACTCGATGAGCGAAGCCGAGGTCGCTATTGTGAAGGCGCGCGAGGGCGAACGCATCCTCGCGCATATCAAGAGCGAGGCGCATGTCATTGCGCTCGCGATCGACGGCAAGCTCTGGAGCTCGGAAGAGCTTGCCGCAGAAATTGACCGGCTCGGCACCTACGGGACGAGCCATGTCGTCTTCATCATCGGAGGGAGCCACGGGCTCTCCGACGACGTCATGCGCCGTGCGCAGCAGCGCATGAGCTTCGGGCGCATGACGCTGCCCCACCAGCTCATGCGCCTGGTCCTCACCGAGCAGATTTATCGCGCGGTGAAGATCAATCGGGGTGAACCGTATCACAAGTAG
- a CDS encoding YdeI/OmpD-associated family protein, which translates to MVGSIVTVKANGRWDAAYESQKSATIPPDLAAALEQHEQAKQAFSQLDKTAQYAVFLPLLKATTAKSRTTQLQKAIAKLEAVR; encoded by the coding sequence ATGGTTGGATCGATAGTCACCGTAAAGGCGAATGGAAGATGGGACGCAGCCTATGAATCACAGAAGAGCGCAACGATTCCGCCTGATCTCGCAGCAGCGCTTGAACAGCATGAACAGGCCAAACAAGCTTTCAGCCAGCTCGACAAGACCGCTCAATACGCAGTCTTCCTGCCGCTTCTGAAGGCAACAACGGCGAAGAGTCGGACTACTCAACTGCAAAAGGCGATAGCTAAACTAGAAGCCGTTCGATAA
- a CDS encoding methyl-accepting chemotaxis protein, protein MSIRSKLLISYIVLILSFASVEVYLIGQMENHNASIQNIKNKSLRVALLSDQLVLDVIQVQQYLTDISATRGLDGLDDGITQAQGFATDFNDKLKELGTLGVEPTLLDSFKTSFDDYHQYGLKMAHAYMEGGPSSGNLLMDDFDTTAVQINDKINAYRDNSLNQIHADMDGLDSAVQRSSHIAWISLGVLILITLVSSFMLSRPIFILISSIKRASESVFENSKRLFHSSEKSGAEAEQMEIKITQIAQSLGEQTLQINSILDTTQRTTSNLEKENEYLDITATIAAESATIASIGKDKLHAGVLSLFEMLTQMEQATEKVQSLGQRTDEIEHIVQLINTISDQTNMLALNAAIEAARAGEHGKGFAVVAEKVRELSVETTTATKDIAKEVRQIQDDTHSVIAVMEKNLLQFNAEVHYIDENNHTLQMILQSANNTAQHIQEVKGIFTSNKENMLHVESMIANITASTEQSSAFSQEVLAMVIEQTESAKEISKQSKMLDLVAQELKTQTLKA, encoded by the coding sequence ATGTCGATTCGAAGCAAATTGTTAATCAGTTACATCGTGTTGATTCTATCCTTCGCCTCTGTAGAAGTGTATTTAATTGGACAAATGGAGAATCATAATGCTTCCATTCAGAATATTAAGAATAAGTCATTAAGGGTTGCTTTACTATCCGATCAACTGGTCTTAGATGTAATTCAAGTTCAACAATATCTTACCGACATTAGCGCGACTAGAGGGCTAGATGGCTTGGATGATGGCATTACACAAGCGCAAGGATTTGCAACTGATTTCAATGATAAACTGAAGGAATTAGGAACGCTGGGAGTCGAGCCTACTTTACTTGACTCTTTTAAGACAAGCTTTGACGATTACCATCAATATGGTTTGAAAATGGCACATGCCTATATGGAGGGAGGGCCCAGCTCCGGAAATCTCCTAATGGATGATTTCGATACTACTGCGGTGCAAATTAACGACAAAATCAACGCCTACCGCGACAATTCTCTAAATCAGATTCATGCGGATATGGATGGACTGGATTCTGCCGTACAACGAAGCTCGCACATTGCCTGGATATCGCTCGGGGTGTTAATTCTGATTACGCTTGTCTCAAGTTTCATGCTGTCCAGACCAATTTTTATCCTGATTTCCAGTATCAAAAGGGCATCCGAAAGTGTATTTGAGAATAGTAAACGACTATTCCACTCTTCAGAAAAGTCTGGGGCAGAAGCGGAGCAAATGGAGATCAAGATCACGCAAATTGCGCAAAGCCTCGGAGAACAGACCCTGCAAATCAATAGTATTCTGGATACAACCCAACGCACCACGTCTAATCTGGAAAAAGAAAATGAGTATTTAGATATAACAGCAACTATTGCCGCTGAATCTGCAACCATTGCCAGTATTGGGAAAGACAAGCTCCATGCTGGAGTTCTCTCCTTATTCGAGATGCTGACGCAGATGGAGCAAGCGACCGAAAAGGTACAGAGCTTAGGTCAGCGAACGGATGAAATTGAGCATATTGTGCAGCTGATTAATACCATTTCGGATCAGACTAACATGCTGGCACTGAATGCTGCTATTGAAGCAGCCAGAGCAGGTGAACATGGAAAAGGTTTTGCTGTCGTTGCAGAGAAAGTACGCGAATTATCAGTAGAGACTACTACAGCGACCAAAGATATTGCGAAAGAGGTCAGACAGATTCAAGATGACACTCATTCTGTAATTGCTGTGATGGAGAAGAATCTGCTGCAATTCAATGCAGAGGTTCATTATATCGATGAGAACAATCATACGCTTCAAATGATTCTGCAGAGCGCCAATAATACAGCGCAGCATATTCAAGAGGTGAAGGGAATATTCACTAGCAATAAAGAAAACATGCTTCATGTGGAGTCGATGATCGCCAACATCACCGCTTCCACCGAACAATCCTCAGCCTTTTCGCAGGAGGTTCTGGCGATGGTTATCGAACAAACCGAATCAGCCAAAGAAATATCCAAGCAATCCAAAATGCTGGATCTAGTGGCCCAGGAACTGAAGACCCAGACGCTCAAGGCTTGA
- a CDS encoding aminoglycoside phosphotransferase family protein has product MNVIQEIIGRFKLNVLHIAEVPESFSSEVYKLTLVTQEDVYVKIPFNKDKLFREYEMLEKLTGIIPVPQVLDIWAGDERTAGALLLSAIEGVPCTGVVDQQLAYQIGVYHAKLHNVTMPGYGVHETAGFRMLEPNDWRLYIKSNFAKWQEPCKEILKPELFAKCVAHFAGVFAALPEPERPCVVHMDFRPGNILINDNQVVGIIDYESARGGSSEIDFTKINKYVWEVDPRVKLPYLQGYETIRPLLDLERVLPFYSFYDAFCAVAWCRKRGLEQHKAYLQESISVLERLVGV; this is encoded by the coding sequence ATGAATGTCATTCAGGAGATCATTGGAAGGTTTAAGCTCAATGTCCTGCATATAGCCGAGGTTCCCGAGTCGTTTAGTTCTGAAGTATATAAGCTTACGCTTGTGACCCAAGAAGACGTCTATGTGAAGATCCCTTTTAATAAGGATAAATTATTTCGTGAATATGAGATGCTGGAAAAGTTAACAGGGATTATCCCCGTTCCACAGGTGTTGGATATTTGGGCTGGAGACGAACGAACAGCGGGTGCACTGCTTTTGTCAGCTATTGAGGGTGTGCCTTGCACAGGGGTGGTGGATCAGCAGCTCGCTTATCAAATCGGGGTGTACCATGCCAAGCTGCACAATGTGACTATGCCGGGTTATGGGGTTCACGAAACTGCGGGGTTCAGAATGCTTGAGCCAAATGATTGGAGATTATATATAAAAAGTAATTTTGCCAAGTGGCAGGAACCTTGTAAGGAGATCCTCAAGCCTGAGTTATTTGCGAAATGTGTGGCTCACTTTGCTGGGGTATTTGCGGCTTTACCTGAGCCTGAGCGCCCTTGTGTCGTGCATATGGATTTTCGGCCTGGCAATATATTAATCAACGATAACCAAGTCGTAGGGATTATTGATTACGAGAGTGCACGTGGGGGTTCCTCGGAAATTGATTTTACCAAAATTAATAAATATGTTTGGGAAGTAGACCCGCGCGTGAAGCTGCCCTATCTGCAAGGGTATGAAACCATTCGTCCTCTGCTGGATCTGGAGCGGGTATTACCGTTCTATAGTTTCTATGATGCTTTCTGTGCGGTGGCTTGGTGTAGAAAAAGAGGGCTCGAGCAACATAAAGCGTATCTCCAGGAAAGTATCTCTGTATTGGAGAGGTTGGTGGGTGTTTGA
- a CDS encoding dihydrofolate reductase family protein: MRRIIVFNSMSLDGYYTGPNGEIDWFIHDPEVDHAAHQRMNPDTILFGRATYQMFESYWPQVARNPKAPEGARLMAEELNQMTKVVFSTTLTEVTWENSKLLHGNVVEEVRKLKTDEGADITIFGSGTLVQQLAQEGLIDEYLLLVMPVIVGGGKLLFNDVPKTKLERLETRSFKSGVVLLHYRIGQDAG; the protein is encoded by the coding sequence ATGAGGAGAATTATCGTATTTAACAGTATGTCTTTGGATGGTTATTATACAGGTCCAAATGGAGAAATCGATTGGTTTATCCATGACCCTGAGGTCGACCATGCAGCGCATCAGCGGATGAATCCGGACACGATATTATTTGGCAGAGCAACCTATCAGATGTTTGAGAGCTATTGGCCTCAAGTAGCAAGGAATCCCAAGGCTCCCGAAGGAGCACGGCTCATGGCAGAAGAATTGAATCAGATGACTAAGGTGGTATTCTCCACAACGCTGACCGAAGTAACCTGGGAGAATTCCAAGCTGTTGCACGGCAATGTGGTCGAGGAAGTACGAAAGCTAAAGACAGACGAAGGTGCGGATATTACGATATTCGGCAGCGGTACCCTTGTGCAGCAGCTTGCACAGGAAGGTTTGATTGATGAATACTTGCTCCTTGTCATGCCAGTTATTGTGGGAGGGGGAAAGCTGCTTTTTAATGATGTCCCTAAAACAAAGCTTGAACGGTTAGAAACAAGAAGCTTCAAATCAGGAGTAGTCCTGCTTCATTATAGAATTGGACAAGATGCCGGATGA
- a CDS encoding MFS transporter: MEHKKTNIRLTICGLLLSLILVALDQTIVSTAMPTLLQDFGRSDLVEGATVYIIYFIVVLAMMPLFGKLSEWFGYKRLFLWGLVLFIIGSALCGTAQSMNQLNLYRGLQAIGGGAVLPLVFLIIFNIVPTVKRRKLRGLLIILFGLTSALGPLVGTFLTDLLTWRWIFYINLPLGGLAYLWVLRSFHDEVAATNKLWKNWAGTVILIITSVTVVFWLEIIIVYVG; encoded by the coding sequence ATGGAGCATAAGAAGACAAATATCAGGCTGACTATCTGCGGTTTATTACTGAGTCTTATTCTGGTTGCACTGGATCAAACCATTGTTTCGACAGCGATGCCAACTTTATTACAGGATTTTGGGAGGTCAGATTTAGTCGAAGGGGCAACGGTCTACATCATTTACTTTATTGTTGTGCTAGCTATGATGCCCCTGTTTGGAAAGCTGTCGGAGTGGTTTGGATATAAGCGTTTGTTCTTATGGGGTCTCGTTCTGTTCATCATTGGCTCTGCTTTATGCGGCACAGCGCAGAGTATGAACCAGCTTAATCTATATCGTGGCCTTCAGGCTATAGGTGGCGGGGCTGTGCTGCCGCTTGTATTCCTTATTATCTTTAACATTGTACCAACTGTGAAACGGAGAAAGCTACGTGGGTTATTGATTATTCTCTTTGGCTTGACAAGTGCCTTAGGGCCGCTTGTGGGGACATTTCTCACCGATCTTTTGACTTGGCGCTGGATTTTCTATATCAATCTTCCGCTCGGCGGATTGGCTTATCTATGGGTACTTAGGTCTTTCCACGATGAAGTGGCTGCTACCAATAAACTATGGAAAAATTGGGCAGGAACAGTAATCCTGATCATTACGAGCGTTACTGTGGTCTTTTGGCTAGAAATCATTATCGTATATGTGGGGTAG